The Melitaea cinxia chromosome 6, ilMelCinx1.1, whole genome shotgun sequence genome has a window encoding:
- the LOC123654292 gene encoding THUMP domain-containing protein 1 homolog → MGDNRKKKKFYFRKRRNKYFLEPGFRGFFCTCNFREKDCVKEMYNLLNEYAEKLYTAEYGNKPSAVESDERSDTDTDNEIDIGDMLKGEVESMKKDLQKSLKHKRFQVVETGVSNCIFIKTNLPSPEELTSAIIKDLTTTKVQKTRHVLRLLPIMATCKANLPDIMECAGKLFDKYFLKEPSTFAIVFNKRLNSSASRELIIKELAELVVLKNAENKADLKNPGLCIIVEIIKGICLLSIVDNYFSYKKYNIHEICKEEVRDDSEETQAKKFKADISQEEGSKE, encoded by the coding sequence ATGGGCGATAatagaaagaagaaaaaattcTACTTTCGTAAGCggagaaacaaatattttctagAACCCGGCTTTAGAGGCTTCTTTTGTACATGTAACTTTAGGGAAAAAGATTGTGTGAAGGAGATGTACAatttactaaatgaatatgcAGAGAAATTATACACTGCGGAATACGGTAACAAGCCTTCTGCGGTGGAGTCCGATGAGCGATCTGATACCGACACAGACAATGAGATTGATATTGGAGATATGCTCAAAGGCGAGGTGGAATCTATGAAAAAAGATTTACAGAAGTCCCTTAAGCATAAAAGGTTTCAGGTCGTTGAAACAGGAGTTTCgaactgtatttttattaaaaccaacCTACCGAGTCCCGAAGAATTGACATCGGCTATTATAAAAGATTTGACGACAACAAAAGTACAGAAAACGCGACACGTATTGCGTTTGTTACCTATCATGGCAACTTGCAAAGCAAACTTGCCAGATATAATGGAATGTGCAGGGAAACTTTtcgataaatactttttaaaggaACCTTCTACATTTGCAATTGTATTTAACAAAAGGCTAAATAGTAGTGCATCTCGAGAGCTCATTATTAAGGAGCTCGCTGAGTTAGTTGTTCTAAAGAATGCAGAAAACAAGGCAGATTTAAAAAATCCTGGTCTATGTATAATTGTGGAGATAATAAAAGGCATTTGCTTGTTAAGTATTGTGGACAATTACTTCTCATATAAGAAGTATAATATACATGAAATTTGTAAAGAGGAAGTGCGTGATGATTCAGAAGAGACACAAGCTAAGAAGTTTAAGGCTGACATATCTCAAGAAGAGGGtagtaaagaataa